GTTTGGTATTTCGCAGTTTTGTCTCAATTTCATGTAAGTATGGGCGGTATGCGTCATTTTTTATTCCCGCTTACTAATTTTTCACGATAACTTTACTTAACTGATATTAATGTAtaccaaaatcgaaaaatttaTCTTTGATAGCAGTTTGAAAAACAAAGCTATCACAATGTGCTATCAATAcgcatttttcttgtagtggctcGAGAGGCATGCATGAAACTGATCTATGCATCTGACTTCCTTCGATACATTTCATGTGTGATGTATTGTGGCGTCTTTAGTTTTTCTTAGAAATATATACGGCTAGGTGCTGAattatagtaaatatatatattatatatacacacaatgTTGCATAAACTAGAGAAGGGATGcattaatattttgttgttacTTGTAAGtcaccaaaaataatatatatatcgagAAGTGGTTAGCTGATAACTTGGTTGACGTATAAGAGATGATAACTAAAGTCCATTATCAATAAgagttttggaaaaaaagaaaagctagGCGTGAAACATCTTTTGCTCCTTTAAACacctttttcctttttatacGGCATCGATCCTTTTGAAAACCTTTTCTTCGTGGGATGCTGCATGTTAAGCAATACGGTCGTGGTTCCAAGTCACCAAAAGATGTAGAGCAGAGTCGTGTGATTAATGCCGTTAAAAACGGCCAAATACACAGTTGAACACAAGATATACCTTTAACTACAAAGCATCTTGCACGGAATGATCCGTGAAGCGGGGaaccctggattatcaaaaaactACAAAGCATCTAACAAAATTTGACAGAATGAGTCAGCTCTACTGGTTAGAGCCTTGGGGACCAATTGTCATGCTTCCGGGTTCAACGCCAGCCGGAGGCGAActgctcttccatgtcaccaaaAGCGGGTACTAGGCCTTCGGGCCCAGGACATACCCTCCCGGATGAAGCCGGCCCGTTGCCTGATCGGACCCAGGGAATGACCCGCGAAGCGGGGaaccctggattatcaaaaaaaaaaaaactacaaagcatctaacaaattttgaaatgttaaAGTTGTATAGTTTGTTTAATCGCTTTTTAGCTATAATTACAGTTAAATCTTACTAAAAAGCTATATATCTCAGTATATATCATACAAAAATCAAAACAGTCTCAAATTATTTGAAACCCTGGTGGATTTTTATGTATCAAGTGTAGATTTGATCGATGTATTAACATGTTTGATGTCCAAGTGACCTATTAGCAGATTACACAATTATTTGAATTGATGGTGCCAGTTTTCATATCAACATCATGGCTTACGTATCGGCACCTCTACTTTCATTTATCATTGAAATGTTACTTAAGGTGACTTCACTGTgattccactacaagaaaacagcggcatactgagggaaaaaatcgtcggtatgtcgtcagaataacgctattccgacgacataccgacgaaaaaagtcctcggaaataactcctcggaaataactcctcggaaattcatctttcctcggaaatccctcggaaatttccgacggaattccgaggaaatgaatttcctcggaatattccgaggacttttttcgtcggaaattcctcggaatattctgaggaatatgtcgtcggaatattccgagggatacacttcctcggaatatttccaaaattcaaaaaaaaaattaaaaatttattttcttaaattgaaattcaaaaatataaaattaaaattgaaatagaaaacatatttaaaatacaaaaaataataaaatagtttttataaataaaaaaatgttttataaatacaaaattagttttaataaatataaatatttttataaatatgaaatcatctttttataaatacaaaatagtttttataaatacaaaaaataataaaatagtgtttataaataaaaaaaatgttttataaatacaaaattagttttaataaatataaatatttttatagatgtgaaatcatctttttataaatacaaaatagtatttataaatacaaaaaataataaaatagtgtttataaatcaaaaaatgttttataaatacaaaattaattttaaaatatgaaatcatcttttacaaatccaaaaaacgaatttatatacaaaaaacgttttgtatatttaaaaatagtttttataaatacaaaaataaaaaaatagtgtttataaatcaaaaaatgttttataaatacaaaattagttttaataaatataaatatttttataaatatgaaatcatcttttataaatccaaaaatcgaatttatatacaaaaacgttttgtaaaatcgaatttatataaacgttttgtaaatacaaaaataataaacaatttataaaaaaatctctaaatcaattcaacacaaccaaatcacaattctaaacctattacacaacaaatcacaatcctacccaatcaacctaacaaaaatctatcaaaaaacttctaaaatcatcaaatctacttaaaaacctaacaaataggacctaagagagtgggataaggtccttacatgatttgtaaaggaatggaaaggattcgccggagagatcgtcgcgagagaaggtggagaacgccggaaggagagagagatcgccggagaggaagaagagagaaatggggaagaagagagaaatggggaagaagatgcggttcgagtttataaaaccttgggtctgacggatattttccgtcggaattctctcagtattttcaatttcaattttcgcgaaatatttggcggcttgtttgcccggttaaatgaaaatattccgaggaaattccgacggccacttaaatatccgtcggaatttcctcggaatattttcattaattcgaggaaaaagaatatcatgtgcatgtatttctattaatttatattgttcctcggaatttcctcggaatattctgaggaaataccgaggaactagtgtttggggtttcaaaacatcaattttttttgccgtatttcatttcttatacaattgtaatgcataccattgaagattctttgtatagatgagcataaaccatgaaataacaaatttcaaaacaaattgtaagtattccctttaccgttcattaaagtgtataagtgtttctcttatgttgtggggatttcgttcatacaatcggaaaagtgtttattatagggtaatgaacaaatttttgacttcataatgaacgtaagacacttaataagggttatataggtgttattcaaaccgcaaaatgttgttttcggtttaaaaaccctatttcctcggaatttcctcggaatattccgagggaattccgaggaaacccttttcttcctcagaatttcctcggaatattccgagggaattccgaggaaacccttttcttcctcagaattccgtcgaaatattccgaggaactagtgtttggggtttcaaaacgtcaatttttttttaaacggatcgatcgatgtatttttgtccaaaaacgcatcgatcgatcactaagatggaccaaagcgtaacaatgtgatcgatcgatgagattatcccatcgatcgatcaaggatatcaagtgttcctcggaatttcctcggaatattccgaggaaattctgaggaactagtgtttggggtttcaaaatctcgagtgttttttttataaacggatcgatcgatgtatttatgtccaaaaacgcatcgatcgatcactataatggaccaaagcgtaacaatgtgatcgatcgatgggtatatgtccaaaaacgcatcgatcgatcactagttcgtcggaatttcctcggaatattccgacggattgatgtttcctcggaattccgtcggtatattccgaggaaattccgaggatttcattttccgtcggaatgtccgtcagaataccgatgtaTATCAATGATCAAACAATTGGTATGAATTTCGAccatgtataaatatttgaagtttttggaatatatattgcataatataaaattgaatgTGAAATAAGGTGGAACCTTAAACCTATGTTGCATAAGAATTTGATGGAATAAAAAAAACCGTTCATTATAATAGATCCAATAATAAAGAATCAGAAAGAGAGGCATTGTTATAAGATGCCTTTTATACTGCAACAACATCATAATTCATAACCGTTCATGTAAAGCTGCGTTTATATATTAACTAGAATCTTGTTCCATGGTCGGAAAGAAgccataaaaatctataaaatttcgcTTACGTTTAAACAAGTGGAGgcagagagtttaatataatcATAATAACAAGCAACTGTTTGAAACAATCTCTCTAGAGTTTTGTAAAAGACAACTACATGATACAAGTTTGCATTTCCACAAAATTCAATGTTAAATCGCAGAATGGTTTTGATGGCTCCAAAATAAAATTGGTATAAATCAAACTGAACCGGATTGTATTTGATGAAGAAGTATTCTGGTTTGGAAAATCATTTTCAATCGAAGAAGGACAAGACAGTGATAAATTTTGGGCCTAGTAAAACCGAAGAAAGATTTAGATCTTTTAATATCTAACCGGGCCGGGCCTAGCTAAGTTATTCTATGGGTTTAATCATTTATCATACAGGCCCAACATTTAGTCATCATCTTCGCTTGCCTCCCACATCGTTTATCGGAGAAGCATAAACTCTGTTTATATATCATCGGAGTCACGAAGATGATTGTCCCTTCGGGGACATCCGATAAAATTGGAACGATACAGAGAAGATTAGCATGGCCCCTGCGCAAGGATGACGCACACAAATCGAGAAAtggtccaaatttttttttctctttttttctttcaaatcgATCCCTTGTTCTTCATCATCTGCTCAACCGTTTTTCGTTTTCTCGAGTCACAGTTCAAGTCTTACATGAATTTCCGTGTGAAATATATTCCGTAAAAGGTCAAAGCCCTAATCTCTGCAGTTTTCTTTAATTTTGACGGTGTTCATTGTTGGAACTCCGATGATCGGAAACCTAATTCCCAGTTCTTGGTTCGGCTAATTTGATTTTGTTCCGGTACAAATTCAAGTAAACCGGATACTCATTTGGTTTACATTTGTTCGAGGCTATTCAGTAAACCATAATTCATCAACTGTCAGTACAGAAGCTGAGattaaaaagaatttaaataaaatacactcAAATACATATTTGACTTTGGGTcattaaaattacaattttgttttcataCTTAGATATTATTATGTGCTTCTCCTTCCACAAACCTTTGAACACATGATTTTACATCAAAACATTACACTTTTCTTTCACTCGCAGGCAAGTTTAGTGCCGAAACTCGTGAGACAGATAGCAAACGCCTGAAAAGCAGACAGAGGCTGTCTATAATCCATGGTGAACGTGTCATCTCCAACTTTACCAAACTGAAGCAGCACCGTCTCTTCATCCCCTTTACCGCCCGGTTGACTCTGGTCAACGGTCGCAGCCAGCTGGAAGTTCTTGACCGAAGCAACGGTCACTCTCCCATGGAAGTTCAGACACCAGCATTGTAAGTGCTCGTGCCATCTCGGAGCTTTGTTCTTTAGTATCGTCATCCCTGAACTGTCTTTGTTCGGTTTCTTCATGATCTTGGTGACAACATCACACGGGTTTTGGTGGTcagtggatgatgatgatggtggtggcgGTGATGAGGATGGACAACGGAGTGTGCTTATCATTCTTCTTGGACCTCTTGATTTCAATAGGTTGAATTTATAAGAGACGTGGCCCACTTCGAAGTTGCCTGCTGGAACTTGTGGGCTTATCTGCTTTGATGCGAATCTGCGGCTGGCTTTGCCGTTTGAAGGCTTTGCTCCGTTGTGTGGTGGTTGGCTATCGTATACTGTAAAGTTGGTCCCAAGAAAATCCGATCTGCAGaggtttcaaataaaaaaaaaaagatgagtcTCAGTTTTAAAGACACTCATCTCTAAGAGACTAAATGTCTGCATAAGAACAATACCTTAGTTTACCAACGTAGGCATTACTTCCTTGTGAGAAGTCATCAGCGTCGAGTGATATAATGTACTCAGTGTAAGCTCCGGTCCTGAACCTTCGTGCCGCCAGAAGAAACTTGCCCTTATCAGTGAATGCTGGTGAATgacaaatacaaaattaataagcATATAAAGATGAATTTAACCGGATATAAATAACCATATGATTAATGAAAAGTTTGCGTTCAACTTTGGCAATACACAAGTTGATTGTTTCCTATATTATTAGGAGGACTAGAGAGCAGAAGCTTCTTTGTTATTACCCAAGTCAACAACATAGTCAACTCACTTATTAATGACAATGGGTGGGTGAGTGTCCCTTTCAGTGACCCACTCAAGGCATCATTTTGGTGACAAATTAAATTACACGCCTAGAAAGTCACTAACTCAACTCAATCGTTTTCACACCAACGTAGACAGACTTTTAAATAAAGTCATATCTTTCCCCCACCAAGATTGACAGAATCAAACCCAACTCTGGTTTCAAAGGCAGCCaaataagacaaaaaaaatcatttggaaTTTGCTTACATGGTGTGAGGGCGAGGTACAAGTAAAAGGTTGATGTCTTCTTGTTCCTCTTTATCAGGCACTGATTTGAAAACTCTCTTGGACCTGGCTGCATCCATCTCATCGAAAACTCACAACTTTCAGTAACCCATTTTCAATTGAAAGCGAGAAACCACGGTAAATACACTCAAACAGCACCCTTGTAACAAGGCAACGAGTAAAAATCATTAATGCCTTAATTGTAAACTCAAGAATAGCATCCTTGTTGAGATTATTGGCTTAGAAAGGAATAAAGTTCGACCACTCACCACCCCAACTTTCAATTACAGTAACAAATATTCTATCAAACATGTATCAgataaatcaaaatctacagAAGACTATATCATCTTATGAAAAAGTCTGCACTTTTCAGAAACCAAGAAAGTGTAAGAACAACATCCTTGTTGCCAAAGCAAAGAACAATATTCACCACCACTAACGACCACAACTTTCAATTACAGTAACAACTATTCATTCAAACATGAtcaaaaatcaatcaaaaaatCTAGAGAAAATCAAAAAGTCTTGCACTTTTCAGAAATCAAGAAAGTGTAATCCAAATACAAAGCAAAGAATAAAGTTCAGCACTCACCACTACAAAAAAAGTCTACACCTTTTCTATTAAAAGTAGCAAGTAAACATGATCCTCACAATCAAAATCAACATAATACCAATCAAAGAACTTGCATTTGATCAATGACCTAATTGAAAACTCAATTCAATTGCCCAAGATTGAAAACTCAATTCAATTGCCCAAGATTGATTCTTTCAATCGAAATCGAAGGAAACAGCCATACCAATTTGAGGCAAGAAGGGAAAGTGATTTTGCCGGAGTTAACCGGAGATCTAACCATCTCCTGCGCGATCTCCCTCCACTTCTTCGACACGCAGGCGCAACTCACCACGTCGCGGCGATGGGGCCATTGGTCCTCGCTGCCCTCCACGCGGCGTATGATTTCCCCCAGCAGCTCAGGGAGCATCGCCGACCACGACGACCCCGCGGCCGGCGGAGGAAGCATCATCTTCGTCGTCGGTGGCGGTGGTTGGTGAGAATCGGCTTCGGGGGCCGTCTTCCCTCCTTGGTCTCTGAAGGAAATCGAGAACCTCCGCGAAAGGAGGGAACGTGACAAAGGCATTTGTGGGGAGAGGCGAGTTCGATCTGGAAATAGAGATGAgggtagagagagaaagtggagAGATGTGTTTATTTTTGGGGGAATctgattaaattaaatatatataccaaCGTGCGAAATCTAGAAAGAGGTGTGGTATTTTAGGGTAAATGTGACAGCGCTGTGAGATGTTGAATAGGTTACAGGTCTGTCAAGTTGAAGTCTAATTGGGATGGGGCACGTCTGTCTCTCTCTACCTATGAGTTGGTGTAAAGTGATTTTTATATGACAGACTGCTAATTTTCCCTTTTTAATTAGATCAAAGGAAAAAGATAAACTGACATTCATCCGCAATTTAAACATTCTTGTCCGGTTACGAAGTCTCGAGGTTGTTGGACGTTATCCTTTTGGCGGGCGTGTGCAGCAACGATAGGTTTTGGTGTATTGGGTTCTAGAGGTGGATGTTGTCGGGTGGCAATCTTTGATATGCGGCGATAATTTCCGGTCATTGGCTTCcttgatttttaaaatctgCCGAGTCGATTGCTTAATATTCTAGTGTAGTTGTTAATCGCTTTCTTTTGCTTAGTTGTGGGATCGAGTTCTCATGTCTTATGTCTGTTAGTCGTCCTTGTGTGGGGCTCTAGCTGTCGTCTCCTGTGGGTTCTTGTGTTTTGGGAATGTTTGATTTTCCGTCAGTTATTGACTTCTTGTACTACAACTAGTATATTCTCGTGTAATGAATTTcaattttagaaagaaaaaaactatttagatgttcaaaaaaactaaaaaaatctattaagcTGTAAATGatagacaaaaaaatagaattaactTAATAAAATTGGATGGAATAACATGAATTGAAGACATGAAAAATGTAAGaaatttgttccttatcaaaattgtagatgaatgtatatgaatatttttctttgtatttttgtGAACATGATTTAGAATGTATAGAATgatatttctttcttatttttttttaagttgtgaaATTAGTGGAATAGtccatttcaaaataatttattccaTAAACTTGTGATCCAGTTGGAGCCTCGGCCAATAACTACAATGATATGATCTCAGGTTTTAAAAATCTCCAATGATAGGTAAGATTTAAAGGTTTTTGAagatatgtataatattaaagGGAAAtgaattctttttctttttgatcaaaAGGGAAATGAAAATTCATACTATAAAGCTGAAGTATTATAGTCCTGTGtaatatttaatttgaaaagATAATTCCATTGATTGGAGATGGAAAATGTATAATTGCGAGTATTTTAGGAACATgtcaaaaaaattgtaaactatAAAACTAATGCAATAGTTTGAGCAAAATTtgaattgtctttttttttttttggtttctgcaCGTAGTCGTTGTTTCTTGGTTCTATAAGAAAACAAGAGTGACGACCCAAAAAAACATTGTTTAATTTTCTGAACAATCATAGGAATAGAAGAAATAGGTTCAGACCTTAGTGATATTTTGGGATTAATTATGATGATTTTTAACCATTAAAGTctaatttttgaattaatacAAAGTAGATATACATCTTCTAATTAATTAAGACTTGAACAGAATGAGGTAACAACAAATGTTTGTTCTTCAGTTGTAAACTAACGATACAAGAGCAAGGACATTCATCACCAGCCAAAACCATGTCCACCGTAAAAAAAGTAACCTCCTTCAAGCTCGCCTCTCTCCTCCGCCGCGAGAACGATCCCTCCGCCGCCATCAAGCTTTTCCGAAACCCTGATCCAGAATCAACAAACCCACAAAAACCCTTCAGATACTCGCTTCTCTGCTACGATCTCATCATCACGAAACTCGGCAGTTCCAAAATGTTCGACGAGCTAGACCAGATCCTCCTCCAGCTCAAGTCCGATACTCGCATCGTCCCAACCGAGATCATATTCTGCAACGTGGTCAAATACTTTGCCCGCGGAAGATTACCAACACGTGCCCTCCAtgtgttcgacgaaatgcctCAGTACCGATGCCAAAGAACTATAAAATCCTTCAACTCTCTGTTGAACGCGCTCTTAAAGTGCGGAGCTTTCGATGAAATGAAGAAAGTCCTCACGAGGGTTGATGAGTACGGTGAGCCAGACGCTTGTACTTACAATATACTGATCAATGGATTCTCTCAGAGCGGGCGTTTCGATGAGGCCCTGAAGCTATTCGATGAAATGGTCAAGAAGAAGGTGAAACCCACCGGTGTAACCTTTGGAACGATCATTCGTATGTTGTGTAATGATTTGAAAGTGAATGAAGCGTTGAAGATGAAGCACGATATGCTAAAAGTGTATGGAGTGTTTCCCACGGTACACATCTATGCATCGTTGATCAAAGCGTTGTGTCAAGTTGGTGAATTGGGTTTGGCGTTTAAGCTAAAGGATGAGGTTAAAGCAGACTCAGCTATCTACTCTACGTTGATCAGCTCGCTTATAAAAGCTGGAAGGTCAGACGAGGTGTCAGGGATCCTGGAAGAGATGAGAGAAAAGGGATGCGAACCGGATACAGTTACTTACAATGTACTGATTAATGGGTTTTGTCTTGAGAATGA
The window above is part of the Brassica napus cultivar Da-Ae chromosome C3, Da-Ae, whole genome shotgun sequence genome. Proteins encoded here:
- the LOC106377297 gene encoding tubby-like F-box protein 7, yielding MPLSRSLLSRRFSISFRDQGGKTAPEADSHQPPPPTTKMMLPPPAAGSSWSAMLPELLGEIIRRVEGSEDQWPHRRDVVSCACVSKKWREIAQEMVRSPVNSGKITFPSCLKLPGPREFSNQCLIKRNKKTSTFYLYLALTPSFTDKGKFLLAARRFRTGAYTEYIISLDADDFSQGSNAYVGKLRSDFLGTNFTVYDSQPPHNGAKPSNGKASRRFASKQISPQVPAGNFEVGHVSYKFNLLKSRGPRRMISTLRCPSSSPPPPSSSSTDHQNPCDVVTKIMKKPNKDSSGMTILKNKAPRWHEHLQCWCLNFHGRVTVASVKNFQLAATVDQSQPGGKGDEETVLLQFGKVGDDTFTMDYRQPLSAFQAFAICLTSFGTKLACE
- the LOC106377296 gene encoding putative pentatricopeptide repeat-containing protein At1g53330, encoding MSTVKKVTSFKLASLLRRENDPSAAIKLFRNPDPESTNPQKPFRYSLLCYDLIITKLGSSKMFDELDQILLQLKSDTRIVPTEIIFCNVVKYFARGRLPTRALHVFDEMPQYRCQRTIKSFNSLLNALLKCGAFDEMKKVLTRVDEYGEPDACTYNILINGFSQSGRFDEALKLFDEMVKKKVKPTGVTFGTIIRMLCNDLKVNEALKMKHDMLKVYGVFPTVHIYASLIKALCQVGELGLAFKLKDEVKADSAIYSTLISSLIKAGRSDEVSGILEEMREKGCEPDTVTYNVLINGFCLENDFESAYKVLDDMVEKGLKPDVISYNMILGALFRIQNWKEGAYLFEDMPRRGCVPDVLSYRIVFDGLCEGLKFEEAAVILDEMMFKGYKPRRDRLERFLQRLCESEKMEILGDVISSLNKGNAYDADFWSVTVPEVCKEPVLSDSIDLLLLNKLKEECP